One bacterium DNA segment encodes these proteins:
- a CDS encoding heavy metal-associated domain-containing protein: protein MNRISIALLAILFAPAMLGAAELQILKMKIEGMTCGLCEAKVKKQLSSLCKEVTIDREKGEGICTYEETVKPDQILSEANKTGFKTTKLN from the coding sequence ATGAACCGCATCTCCATCGCCCTGCTTGCTATATTGTTCGCGCCGGCCATGCTCGGGGCCGCCGAGTTGCAAATCTTGAAGATGAAGATTGAAGGGATGACTTGCGGCCTGTGCGAGGCCAAGGTAAAGAAACAGCTTTCTTCACTATGCAAAGAAGTGACGATTGATCGGGAAAAGGGGGAAGGTATTTGTACGTACGAGGAGACTGTGAAGCCCGACCAAATCCTGTCGGAGGCGAATAAGACCGGTTTCAAGACGACCAAACTCAACTAA